In Melospiza melodia melodia isolate bMelMel2 chromosome 9, bMelMel2.pri, whole genome shotgun sequence, the genomic window TTAAGCCCTTTCTAAAATCTGTTTACTTtcaaaaaacaaagaaataatgCAAAATAGTGAATAAGAATATCAAAGGCTTCTAATGTGCCTTTCATCTGCTTACAACAGTTTCTGTCAATCAGCAATTGATTCAATAGGAACTCATATCCATGCACAAATTAATTCACAGGGGCTACACAGAACAAAACCTAGATACATACTCTGAAAGCACAGTAAAAGAAGTGTCTTCCATTTGTTTGTTACTTTTCAGAGTGTGCATCAAAATATCTGTTTAAAACTTACCAAGGACAAAGTttaaaaacttcccttttttcttggcATGTCATGCATGTGTCTGCAACAAGGGTATTTGTTTTTGCAGTGGCCTCCATGAAAGTTTTCTCTGTAAACACCAATAAAGCTACAAAACTCACACTACAAAAATACCTAACAGCTTTTCCAAGCTGGCCACATCTGCCACAAAAAGTTAATAACCACTGCTAAATTCTTTCAAGCACTAGATCCCAACATCATAATTTAAGACAGAGAACAAACAATACCACAAGCAGCTGAAAACATATCAGGAATTGATATTTGGTTACACACAAAGAATGCAATTACCTATCTGTGCCCAAGTCTGAAAGTGGTATTGACATTACTAAATTGCAGTGGTGACACAGCACCCAACACACCTGAAACTCACGAAGCGTGACACATCAGTTAAACCAACCTGGTTTTGTCAAACCTTCTGATTGTTAGCTTAATGTTAATAAAACCCAAGTTGCTTGATTGAAACTCTGTGCAGATAAAGGAGTACAAACAGAGCAGACAGAACATTCTTCAGGCCCACTGAAATTCTAAGGTTGGCTCTCTGGTCCCAGATGGAGGATCACACCACAGCACAGCAACAACTCTCCATCCACTCTCCACATATTTAATGTGCACATCAGTTTGAGTTCAGCAGTGAGAAAAACGTTGTGCTGCATTTGTGTGTCCCACTGGAGAGGCACAAAGAGCCCTGCTACAGTGAGCTACAGCCAGGTCTCCACCTCAAAGATGCTATGACTGACTGAAGAGAGAAATCAAATGTCTGCTTCAGCTCACAAGGGCCCTGTGAGCACACAGTGCAGAATAACAGATGCAAGAAGCCACAGAGGCAACAGCTATTTTCCGGCTTTTTCACTCCTATGTTTAGAGATTGCTAGGAGATGTTGAACCTGTACTTTGCAGAAATCAAATTCCTTTACTCTTTGTGAGCTCTGCTATGAGACTGCATAAGGAAGGACCTGTTTTGTCCTGACTTTAgaatcaggaaagaaaaaaacatgtGTGCAAACAGCCTGATCAAGGTCACCTGGTCCAGAAACAGGAGTTCCTAAACAAGAAGTTTCACAAAGCAATCAACCACAGCACAAAGAGGAAACAATTatagttttttaaaaagaattaatattttaaaaaatatacttAATAAGCAATAAACTCAACACACTGTAGCAATGCCAGTTATGAACACAGATACATACTATGCTGTTCATTTCTGAAGACTCGTAACTTCCACATGGATGGACACTTCCTATAGGTTCCAGCCCTTCTTCATCCCACATGTATGTGCCATCAGAGCTGTCAGATGGAGAGAGCTCAAAGGAGGAGCCAGCTCTGTAGTTCATCTCTGAAGAGATGACATTCTCAGTAGTGTGTTTTGTGCTTTCACTGTTGTCATCCACTGCTTAAAGAGAACAGCATCAGTTAAGACTACAAAAACAATCCAATTTTcaaaaaataaacattaaaatgCCTGTTACTGGTGTGCTACCTCTGCTGGAGCTGTACTGTAACAGAAATACCTGAAAGCTTTCTGCAGTATTGTTCCATCATCCCAGAAGGGGGAAAAGCTTAAGCTGGTTTGGCAGCTACAACCAAGGAATCTTCCAATCTACATCATTGCTAACCTTTTACACTGCCCTAATTCACCCACCATGGAAGCTACTTTCTAGAAATCTGCATCTCTTTAACATACTAGAAGGTGGGTCCAAAAATATATCCTTTGGTTCTAGTCTTTCAATTGCAACATCCCCCAAATAAGCTTTTATCATGAGTTTGAAAATGTGACTTTCAAAAGCATCTTCTTGTATGtcttcaactcatttttaaagaattaatatgcatcagaaaaaacaaaaaagacccaGTAATAATCCTGTTCATAACTGAACTAATTCAAttacacatcctacacttatttCCACTACTTAGAAGCAGTTACAGCTGTTCTCTGCCTACAGAGGTGGAGGGAGCACGAGGTGAAATTTTCTTAAAATATCACCAACCCAGAAAATTAATGGCATAACAAAGATATGAGGAATCCCACAACCACAACACAAATGTGTTTAAAGGAGGTCACTTTCATTTTTATCACAAAGGGCTCTTCAAAGTAATGCTTGGGAAAAAACTATAATGCAGAAAAGGCACAAGCAAACACATATGTCAGCATAGAGCAGTTCCATTCTGAAACAAGCCATAAGCAATGGGGAATTACATTAAATAACTTAATTACTATCACAGAATTTTGATTTAGCACCTAAAACTTCAAACAGAACATAAAAAATGTATTTACCAGACACATTTATATCAAGCCAGTCGTCAGCATTACAGTGAGATCCTCCACCTCCCTTGAGAGACGTGAAGGGCTCGATGGACGTTCTGCTCCCATGCTCTAATTCCTGAAGGCAGCTCTCCTTCTGCTGGATTTGTACAGTTCTGTTTGCCTCTTCTATATCTATGAAATCGTCACTGAAGTCTTCACTCAAATCGTTTTTCTCAGAGGATGACAAAGAAGATATCGATATTTCATCTCCATCATCGCTCATACACATCACTTTTGAGCCATGCTTCCCCAGACTCTCATGCAGGGCCTCCCCAGGCTCTGTTCTGTGAGCCCTACTCTCTAGGATGCTGTTTTTATCGACGGCTCTGTTGATGCTGGCTGAGATCTCCGCGCTCTCCAGCAGGCGCGCGTCCGGAGCCGCGCTTTTGCCGCCATCCACAACAGCATTCCCAGCAAAGCGCTGCCTGGTAGGCTTCAGCAGGGAAGGCCGACTCAATCTGTATCCATAGGAAGGTGCTGACCCAGATCCATTTGACAGTGGGGGTTTCTTGGAACAGGGAGCTGACACAGCCGAGTACGGTCTGGTAAATCCGTACTTCACTGGCTCGTTTCCGTTGGGTACATCCAACTGACACGCGTTCCTTGACAGCAGAGCAGGCCTCTGAGACGTCCTGGCAGCGACATTCTGACTATGATAAGGCCTTGTAAGATCCACAGCTTTGTTAAAGGAATGTGACCTGGTTAGAGATGCACTGGGAAGGAAAGAATTCTGAATGGAATGTGAAAAACTTTGTGATCTTACCATTTTGTCACAGCAAAAAGCCTTGCTGGCATTGTCTGTAGATTGTGCCAGGCTTTCTCCTGAACTTGTCCTTGTGGCACCAGAATTAGCTCTAGGTCTCTGCAAACCTACCACCGGCCGATTTCCATAAAATCCATTTAAATTTGATCTTGGAGCATTGAGTCCAGAGTATGTCCTTCCTGACAGGGTACCTTTGGTGAATTTAGCTGAATTAGAGAGTCCAGATATAGACTTTGGATTTAATTCCTCAGTAGAAGATACAAACATATTGGTTTGCTTTGCTGCTTTTGACACAACCGAAGCAGTGCTGTTCAAACCCACCCTGAGCTCATCATTGCCCAATGCTCCTTGAGATTGAGGGAACTTCTCAGAATCAATTAATTTTTCATTAGAGTTGCGTCTGGTGTTGACCTCTCTCCCATTCTGATCGTTAAGCTgatatttatttgattttttccAGTTGAAAGCAAAGGAAGACACTCCAACAGTGCCATTGTGCTTGTTGAAATTTTTGCCACCGTTACTCCCTGCTAAGTTCACGGCCGTCCCGTTTGGCATCGGTTGCAAAACAGCCCCCAAAGTTTTCATTCCATATTTCGGTAGCCTGGAAACCAAGGATGtcctgttttgatttttttcttccatgaGCTATTGGGTACATTGGTCCTTAAAGGGTGCTTGAAtctaagaaaggaaaacaaaacaacattAAACCTGAATGAACTACACATTAAACACAGATTTCTATACATTTCCAGCTATTTGCTTCCTAGATTTCTGTGCCTAAGTCCACCATGCTGATAAAGAGTAACCCAGACACATTTGTTAACTCCAGAGTTCCAGCAGTTATCTGGCAATAATACGCTCTTCAGATGACAGCTCCCTCTCCCAACTTTCGTTCTCTACATAAACcatctttttttgttttccttttgtaatCAATAAAATAAACTTGAGAAGAGGTTGGATGATTTCTTTTGTTCAGTTTTTTTTCATTTACCCATTTTTAGCAACAAACTGAACTTTTCAACTGTTACAATTATTAAGTTATTAAATTAAGatttagtattttttaaaaagccgTAAATATGACACAGCAAAAACCTGTGGTCAGCAACATAAACCCGTATAAAACAATAATGTAAAATCTGACTAAAAGCTAATTTTTTGAGATTGTTTTCCATTTCCCCAATGCCTAAAACATGGGAAATAACTACTCATCATGCATCTCATCACAACATTTTTTCTTCCGAGACCTTATGGATCTCCCAAAACAAGATTCACATTCCTAGTAATCATTTTTATATGGAGACAGCAGTCTACTTTGGAAATCATCTGATTCACACGTAAACCTGAGGTACAGTGCAACAGCTGCATAAGGTCAGTGTTAGTAAGCAAATTCAAAGGATCTACTTATTCAAAGTACACAGAATATCTTGTGTAACCACAGCAAGGATTACCCTGAAGTGAATCACTCCCCAAGCTGCAAGACTCACTAAGAAACATTTAAATTCTTAGTGATACAGTTGAAGATAAAATCGAAGATAAGATCGAAGTGGCATTAAATTCATGCAAACTGAATTACCCTGAGGA contains:
- the CCSER2 gene encoding serine-rich coiled-coil domain-containing protein 2 isoform X3 — protein: MEEKNQNRTSLVSRLPKYGMKTLGAVLQPMPNGTAVNLAGSNGGKNFNKHNGTVGVSSFAFNWKKSNKYQLNDQNGREVNTRRNSNEKLIDSEKFPQSQGALGNDELRVGLNSTASVVSKAAKQTNMFVSSTEELNPKSISGLSNSAKFTKGTLSGRTYSGLNAPRSNLNGFYGNRPVVGLQRPRANSGATRTSSGESLAQSTDNASKAFCCDKMVRSQSFSHSIQNSFLPSASLTRSHSFNKAVDLTRPYHSQNVAARTSQRPALLSRNACQLDVPNGNEPVKYGFTRPYSAVSAPCSKKPPLSNGSGSAPSYGYRLSRPSLLKPTRQRFAGNAVVDGGKSAAPDARLLESAEISASINRAVDKNSILESRAHRTEPGEALHESLGKHGSKVMCMSDDGDEISISSLSSSEKNDLSEDFSDDFIDIEEANRTVQIQQKESCLQELEHGSRTSIEPFTSLKGGGGSHCNADDWLDINVSAVDDNSESTKHTTENVISSEMNYRAGSSFELSPSDSSDGTYMWDEEGLEPIGSVHPCGSYESSEMNSIDILNNLDSCDLEDDDLMLDVDLPEDPPRDKEECENMSRYERQDRNARQHQEGFWKRAPQQRWNTQEHYHLGHTDHYIHGKNDLNRGSSYLEAGVGGLESCAAPRALAENTVMLDEMTLRHMVQDCTAVKTQLLRLKRLLHQNDENVSLQDITVSVPSSPEPQEPESTFKMDDLLNEIRQLKDELRKKDETINQLEQQLATRCNCQKDSQKPAGAVRARADKFTQTSWRRSSGGYSAPSFSPWQGSFQGIPRSVPPHRRQRVEKLVHYFCDKACLKYYSLPAAFPIPQTSPREN
- the CCSER2 gene encoding serine-rich coiled-coil domain-containing protein 2 isoform X1, whose amino-acid sequence is MEEKNQNRTSLVSRLPKYGMKTLGAVLQPMPNGTAVNLAGSNGGKNFNKHNGTVGVSSFAFNWKKSNKYQLNDQNGREVNTRRNSNEKLIDSEKFPQSQGALGNDELRVGLNSTASVVSKAAKQTNMFVSSTEELNPKSISGLSNSAKFTKGTLSGRTYSGLNAPRSNLNGFYGNRPVVGLQRPRANSGATRTSSGESLAQSTDNASKAFCCDKMVRSQSFSHSIQNSFLPSASLTRSHSFNKAVDLTRPYHSQNVAARTSQRPALLSRNACQLDVPNGNEPVKYGFTRPYSAVSAPCSKKPPLSNGSGSAPSYGYRLSRPSLLKPTRQRFAGNAVVDGGKSAAPDARLLESAEISASINRAVDKNSILESRAHRTEPGEALHESLGKHGSKVMCMSDDGDEISISSLSSSEKNDLSEDFSDDFIDIEEANRTVQIQQKESCLQELEHGSRTSIEPFTSLKGGGGSHCNADDWLDINVSAVDDNSESTKHTTENVISSEMNYRAGSSFELSPSDSSDGTYMWDEEGLEPIGSVHPCGSYESSEMNSIDILNNLDSCDLEDDDLMLDVDLPEDPPRDKEECENMSRYERQDRNARQHQEGFWKRAPQQRWNTQEHYHLGHTDHYIHGKNDLNRGSSYLEAGVGGLESCAAPRALAENTVMLDEMTLRHMVQDCTAVKTQLLRLKRLLHQNDENVSLQDITVSVPSSPEPQEPESTFKMDDLLNEIRQLKDELRKKDETINQLEQQLATRCNCQKDSQKPAGAVRARADKFTQTSWRRSSPQVLQPSSSLPNSTDLAQGKLIKTPHIEAHSEYPKPDLHDNRNHQNQNAASVSLPNSLNDINSSRSVQLNTKDENTSYLDNLKNKNTEDPGEVASNKKGIPPRSYYQTSTRADAPEVQTGLPVKVQPSFTNQASQPKTSRIVKPPTALVPPTMAVPIRSADHSAASKERELLPLRSSTQPQPTSGQDNLKGKQSQKVSKLRPPTTSFVKSKQGSSQKSTPVPPEPQNTSLKSNIPRPPAQRKEGVQTHSAGAHSGDSVPSARHSRLPKPKTH
- the CCSER2 gene encoding serine-rich coiled-coil domain-containing protein 2 isoform X2 — its product is MEEKNQNRTSLVSRLPKYGMKTLGAVLQPMPNGTAVNLAGSNGGKNFNKHNGTVGVSSFAFNWKKSNKYQLNDQNGREVNTRRNSNEKLIDSEKFPQSQGALGNDELRVGLNSTASVVSKAAKQTNMFVSSTEELNPKSISGLSNSAKFTKGTLSGRTYSGLNAPRSNLNGFYGNRPVVGLQRPRANSGATRTSSGESLAQSTDNASKAFCCDKMVRSQSFSHSIQNSFLPSASLTRSHSFNKAVDLTRPYHSQNVAARTSQRPALLSRNACQLDVPNGNEPVKYGFTRPYSAVSAPCSKKPPLSNGSGSAPSYGYRLSRPSLLKPTRQRFAGNAVVDGGKSAAPDARLLESAEISASINRAVDKNSILESRAHRTEPGEALHESLGKHGSKVMCMSDDGDEISISSLSSSEKNDLSEDFSDDFIDIEEANRTVQIQQKESCLQELEHGSRTSIEPFTSLKGGGGSHCNADDWLDINVSVDDNSESTKHTTENVISSEMNYRAGSSFELSPSDSSDGTYMWDEEGLEPIGSVHPCGSYESSEMNSIDILNNLDSCDLEDDDLMLDVDLPEDPPRDKEECENMSRYERQDRNARQHQEGFWKRAPQQRWNTQEHYHLGHTDHYIHGKNDLNRGSSYLEAGVGGLESCAAPRALAENTVMLDEMTLRHMVQDCTAVKTQLLRLKRLLHQNDENVSLQDITVSVPSSPEPQEPESTFKMDDLLNEIRQLKDELRKKDETINQLEQQLATRCNCQKDSQKPAGAVRARADKFTQTSWRRSSPQVLQPSSSLPNSTDLAQGKLIKTPHIEAHSEYPKPDLHDNRNHQNQNAASVSLPNSLNDINSSRSVQLNTKDENTSYLDNLKNKNTEDPGEVASNKKGIPPRSYYQTSTRADAPEVQTGLPVKVQPSFTNQASQPKTSRIVKPPTALVPPTMAVPIRSADHSAASKERELLPLRSSTQPQPTSGQDNLKGKQSQKVSKLRPPTTSFVKSKQGSSQKSTPVPPEPQNTSLKSNIPRPPAQRKEGVQTHSAGAHSGDSVPSARHSRLPKPKTH
- the CCSER2 gene encoding serine-rich coiled-coil domain-containing protein 2 isoform X6; its protein translation is MEEKNQNRTSLVSRLPKYGMKTLGAVLQPMPNGTAVNLAGSNGGKNFNKHNGTVGVSSFAFNWKKSNKYQLNDQNGREVNTRRNSNEKLIDSEKFPQSQGALGNDELRVGLNSTASVVSKAAKQTNMFVSSTEELNPKSISGLSNSAKFTKGTLSGRTYSGLNAPRSNLNGFYGNRPVVGLQRPRANSGATRTSSGESLAQSTDNASKAFCCDKMVRSQSFSHSIQNSFLPSASLTRSHSFNKAVDLTRPYHSQNVAARTSQRPALLSRNACQLDVPNGNEPVKYGFTRPYSAVSAPCSKKPPLSNGSGSAPSYGYRLSRPSLLKPTRQRFAGNAVVDGGKSAAPDARLLESAEISASINRAVDKNSILESRAHRTEPGEALHESLGKHGSKVMCMSDDGDEISISSLSSSEKNDLSEDFSDDFIDIEEANRTVQIQQKESCLQELEHGSRTSIEPFTSLKGGGGSHCNADDWLDINVSVDDNSESTKHTTENVISSEMNYRAGSSFELSPSDSSDGTYMWDEEGLEPIGSVHPCGSYESSEMNSIDILNNLDSCDLEDDDLMLDVDLPEDPPRDKEECENMSRYERQDRNARQHQEGFWKRAPQQRWNTQEHYHLGHTDHYIHGKNDLNRGSSYLEAGVGGLESCAAPRALAENTVMLDEMTLRHMVQDCTAVKTQLLRLKRLLHQNDENVSLQDITVSVPSSPEPQEPESTFKMDDLLNEIRQLKDELRKKDETINQLEQQLATRCNCQKDSQKPAGAVRARADKFTQTSWRRSSGGYSAPSFSPWQGSFQGIPRSVPPHRRQTSSTTAFQQPSQFHRPRPGKTNKNSTYRGPQ
- the CCSER2 gene encoding serine-rich coiled-coil domain-containing protein 2 isoform X5 — encoded protein: MEEKNQNRTSLVSRLPKYGMKTLGAVLQPMPNGTAVNLAGSNGGKNFNKHNGTVGVSSFAFNWKKSNKYQLNDQNGREVNTRRNSNEKLIDSEKFPQSQGALGNDELRVGLNSTASVVSKAAKQTNMFVSSTEELNPKSISGLSNSAKFTKGTLSGRTYSGLNAPRSNLNGFYGNRPVVGLQRPRANSGATRTSSGESLAQSTDNASKAFCCDKMVRSQSFSHSIQNSFLPSASLTRSHSFNKAVDLTRPYHSQNVAARTSQRPALLSRNACQLDVPNGNEPVKYGFTRPYSAVSAPCSKKPPLSNGSGSAPSYGYRLSRPSLLKPTRQRFAGNAVVDGGKSAAPDARLLESAEISASINRAVDKNSILESRAHRTEPGEALHESLGKHGSKVMCMSDDGDEISISSLSSSEKNDLSEDFSDDFIDIEEANRTVQIQQKESCLQELEHGSRTSIEPFTSLKGGGGSHCNADDWLDINVSVDDNSESTKHTTENVISSEMNYRAGSSFELSPSDSSDGTYMWDEEGLEPIGSVHPCGSYESSEMNSIDILNNLDSCDLEDDDLMLDVDLPEDPPRDKEECENMSRYERQDRNARQHQEGFWKRAPQQRWNTQEHYHLGHTDHYIHGKNDLNRGSSYLEAGVGGLESCAAPRALAENTVMLDEMTLRHMVQDCTAVKTQLLRLKRLLHQNDENVSLQDITVSVPSSPEPQEPESTFKMDDLLNEIRQLKDELRKKDETINQLEQQLATRCNCQKDSQKPAGAVRARADKFTQTSWRRSSGGYSAPSFSPWQGSFQGIPRSVPPHRRQRVEKLVHYFCDKACLKYYSLPAAFPIPQTSPREN
- the CCSER2 gene encoding serine-rich coiled-coil domain-containing protein 2 isoform X4 codes for the protein MEEKNQNRTSLVSRLPKYGMKTLGAVLQPMPNGTAVNLAGSNGGKNFNKHNGTVGVSSFAFNWKKSNKYQLNDQNGREVNTRRNSNEKLIDSEKFPQSQGALGNDELRVGLNSTASVVSKAAKQTNMFVSSTEELNPKSISGLSNSAKFTKGTLSGRTYSGLNAPRSNLNGFYGNRPVVGLQRPRANSGATRTSSGESLAQSTDNASKAFCCDKMVRSQSFSHSIQNSFLPSASLTRSHSFNKAVDLTRPYHSQNVAARTSQRPALLSRNACQLDVPNGNEPVKYGFTRPYSAVSAPCSKKPPLSNGSGSAPSYGYRLSRPSLLKPTRQRFAGNAVVDGGKSAAPDARLLESAEISASINRAVDKNSILESRAHRTEPGEALHESLGKHGSKVMCMSDDGDEISISSLSSSEKNDLSEDFSDDFIDIEEANRTVQIQQKESCLQELEHGSRTSIEPFTSLKGGGGSHCNADDWLDINVSAVDDNSESTKHTTENVISSEMNYRAGSSFELSPSDSSDGTYMWDEEGLEPIGSVHPCGSYESSEMNSIDILNNLDSCDLEDDDLMLDVDLPEDPPRDKEECENMSRYERQDRNARQHQEGFWKRAPQQRWNTQEHYHLGHTDHYIHGKNDLNRGSSYLEAGVGGLESCAAPRALAENTVMLDEMTLRHMVQDCTAVKTQLLRLKRLLHQNDENVSLQDITVSVPSSPEPQEPESTFKMDDLLNEIRQLKDELRKKDETINQLEQQLATRCNCQKDSQKPAGAVRARADKFTQTSWRRSSGGYSAPSFSPWQGSFQGIPRSVPPHRRQTSSTTAFQQPSQFHRPRPGKTNKNSTYRGPQ